CGTGAAGTTCTGGCTCGGCCTCTTTGACCAGCCCTATTCGCCCGCGCCCGCCGAGGCCGACCGCATCGTGCGCCATCCCGACCACCTGGCCGTCGCCGCCGAGGCCGCGCGAAAATCAATCGTCCTGCTCAAGAACGAAAACCACGCGCTGCCGCTCGATGCGAAAAAGATCGGGCGCATCCTCGTCGCCGGCCCGCTTGCCGACGACGCGCACGGCTGGTGGTCGCGCTACGGCGCGCAACTCCTCGATTTCGTCACGCCGCTCGCCGGCATCCGCGCCCGCGCCGCGTCCGCCGGCATCGAGGTGTCTTATGAAAAGGGCGTCGCCGTGAAGGACGCCGCTTTTCCCGAAAGCGACGTGTATAAAGAAGCGCCCGATGCCGCCGTGCGCGCCGGCATCGCCGCCGCCGTCGCCGCCGCGCGCGGCGTGGACGTGATCATCGCCACGCTCGGCGAAACCGACGACCTCTGCCGCGAATCCGCCAGCCGCATCAGCCTGAACCTGCCCGGCTATCAGGAGGAACTGCTCCAGGCGCTCCACGCCACCGGCAAGCCCGTCGTCCTCGTGCTCAGCAACGGACGCCCGCTCTCCGTGAACTGGGCCGCGAAGCACATCCCTGCCATCGTCGAGATGTGGTTCCCCGGCGAGGAAGGCGGCGCCGCGCTCGCCGACATTCTTTTCGGCGATTACAATCCTAGCGGGCGACTTCCCATCACGTTTCCGAAAAGCGCCGGGCAGATCCAGATGAACTTCCCCGCGCGCCCCGGCTCGCAAGGCCGCGACTACGGCCAGGTCGAGGGCATCCTGTTTCCCTTCGGCCACGGGCTCGGCTACACGACGTTTGCCTATTCCAACCTGAAAATCACGCCGGACAAACAAGGCCCGCAAGGCCGCGTCGAGGTATCCTGCGACGTGACCAACACCGGCACGCGCGCCGGAGACGAGATCGTGCAACTCTATCTGCGCGACGACTACAGCAGCGTCGTCACCTTCGAAAGCGTGCTGCGCGGCTTCGAGCGCGTGACGCTCGCGCCCGGCGAAACCCGGACCGTGCGTTTCACGCTTCGCCCCGAACACCTCGCGCTCTACGACCGCCTGCACCAGTGGACGGTCGAGCCCGGGCATTTCAGCGTGATGGTCGGCGCGTCCTCGGAGGACATCCGCCTGCGCGGCGGCTTCGACATCGTCGATGCCGCCGGCCGCCTCGAACGGCCGGCCGGCGCGACCGACGACCTCGACCCGCGCTGAGGCGGGGATAAGGCCGTTTACGGCATGGATTTGGGCTTTTGGAGGGCCGAGCTCCCGCGAGGCCGTCGCGGATAGACGCCACGTTTCCCGGCCACGGCCTCGCGGGAGCTCGGCCCTCCACGGCTGATTTTCCACCGCAAAATTTCCGCCCGCTTCCCCGGTCGCGATTTTCGCCGATTCGTTTATCCGCGTTTCACGCCGGACATTTCCGCACCCGCCGCATGATGGCGCCGAACAGCACTTCCGGCTTCGCGTCCAGTGCCCGCGCCAGCCAGAGAAATTCCACAAGGTCGAGCCGCCGCTCGCCCTGCTCGATTTTTGCAATCACCGATTGCGGCCAGCCGCACCCTGACGCCACGGCCGCCTGAGTCAGCCCGCGCCGCTTGCGCTCCTCGCGCAACGCCAGTCGCACGGCCTCGCCCTCGGCGGAGAACAATGACTTCTCGGAAAAATTGCCCATTCGTCAGGCAATTTATATCCGATCGGATAAATTATCCTAAAATCGGATAATTTACTTGTGCCGGTCTCCCCCCGCCTGCATATGCTTCCGCGCTGTCCCGACGCGCGTCGCCCGCGACAAATTTCAAACAACAATCGCAGTGAAAATGGGAACTCTGCCGGCCGCCCTGTTCGCGGCTTTGCTTCAAATTGCCGCGCCCGCCGCCAGCGACACCGCGACTTTCGCCCCGCGAGGCGGCTTGCTCGACGCGCGCCCCATGACCCTCCTCGTCACCCCCCGCGACGCCTCCTCCGCCGCCGGCACGTGGCATTTCACCGGGCTGGACGGCCAGCTCACCTCCGCCTCCGCAGGCAGCGCCGGCCGCGTCCAAGGCTCCGTCACCGTCGCCGCCAGCGGTGCGCTCACCTTCTCGTGGGACCCCACGGCCGACCTGACCCTGTCCTTCGCCGCCGACCCCGCCGCGCCCGCGTGCGTTACCGCCAGCACCGT
This genomic stretch from Termitidicoccus mucosus harbors:
- a CDS encoding helix-turn-helix domain-containing protein is translated as MGNFSEKSLFSAEGEAVRLALREERKRRGLTQAAVASGCGWPQSVIAKIEQGERRLDLVEFLWLARALDAKPEVLFGAIMRRVRKCPA